Below is a window of Thermodesulfobacteriota bacterium DNA.
AGCATAGGGGGTTTACGATGGATACCGAGAATAGCAATGTCAGAGCAGTGGACCGCACCGCACATATTTAGGCAGCATGCAAGGGAAATGCGAACCTGTGCGGGAAACCTCATGTTCTGAAAATCATCATATAACTCGTCCATCACGCACTTTACAACACCTGATGCATCTATTGCCGGAGTATGGCAGTGAATCCACCCCTGGGTATGAACTACGTTGGTAAGGCCAGCACCAGTCCCACCCCTTGGAAACTTCTTTGATCCACCTGCAAATTCTCTCTTTTCAAGATCCTCCATAAGCGGTTTCAATTTTGATTCATCATCTACCATAAACTCGATGTTGTTGCGGGTAGTGAACCTTAGATACCCGCCACAGTGTTTATCAGCAATCTCGCATATCTCACGGATATGCGTTACACTCATAAGCCGGCAGCCACCTACCCTCACCGTGTAAACCTTTGCACCTGTTTCAGAGACATGCATAAGCACACCCGGTTCAAGAATATCATGGTACAACCATTTACCATAATTTTCCTTAATGACAGGTGGCAAAAACTCTTCATAATTTCGTGGACCTATATCGGTTATTCTATCCTTCAACGGATCTTTTGGATCGTAGCCCATTCACATAACCTCCTATCTCTGGTGTTTTTTCCTGAATTCTTTAATATCCCTGTCCCATCCCCCTGGAACATCCTCTTCCTTCCAGAAGATGTAAGGGTTCGATCTTGGTTCCTGGATCATTCGAGGGTCTGGCTCAATTTCTAATACCTCTAAAAACTTCTGGAAACCAACTCTCTGGATCATCTCACCAAGACGCTCTCTGTTTTTACCCTCTTCAGACCAAAAGTCCCAAACCTTCTCGATCAGATCTTTTAGCTCATCATATGGTTCTTCTATCTTCATGAATGGGACAGTCAAAGTGGACATCTGGGCACCCTCCAGGATCGGGGCTTTTGCGCCAAAGAGTATAGATGCTCCTGTATCCTGGCCAATTCTCAGTGCCCTGGGCATTACATTGATACAATGCATACAGCGGGTGCATTCTTTATTATCGATCTTAAGTTTCTTTCCATCCCACTCCATACACTGGGTTGGGCAGAGACCTATCACCTCTTTTTGGATATCGAAGGTTCCCCAGTCGCGTCCTGAATGGGCACCTGCATTAGGTTTAAACTCACCGCCAACATATTCCCTCACAGCCCCCTGATCGATACGGATGTCATCCCGCCATGTTCCTATAACCGACATGTCAGCTCTTGCTATAGATGCCACGCAACCATTGGGGCAGCCATCAAACTTAAATTTGAATTTATACGGAAATGCAGGCCTGTGCAGCTCGTCTTGATACTCCATAGTCAGGTCGTAACACAAAGCCATAGTATCGTAGCAGGCATATTCACAGCGAGCCATCCCTATACAGTCCGACGGAGTTCTAAGGTTGGAACCCGAACCACCAAGGTCCTGATTAAGGTCATGGGTAAGCTCCCAAAAGATCTCTTCCAACTGCGGTGTTGTAGTCCCAAGCAATATTATATCACCTGTAGAACCGTGCATGTTGGTAAGACCACTACCGCGTCTCTCCCATAAATCACAAAGTTGCCTCAAAAATTCAGTGGAATAAAACTTACTTGAAGGTTGGTTGACACGCATTGTATGAAAATCTCTCACCCCGGGGAATTGGTCAGGCTGGTCGCAATATCTGCCTATTACACCACCGCCGTATCCAAAAACGCCAACAATTCCACCGTGTTTCCAGTGGACTACCTTGTCTTTGTAAGTAAGTTCAAGAAGACCTAGTAGATCATCACAAGCCTCCTTTGGGGCATGTAATTCAACACTGGTCTTTCCCCTATTCTCTGCCTCCTGCTTAATATCAGAGACAAAACTTGGCCACCTTCCCTTCTCTAGCTCATCGAGCATAGGAGTTTTATGTTTTGCCATCAAAATACCTCCATTCCTAAGTTTAAATTTAAACTACCTTCAATTAATATGGATTTTGTATCTACTCACCCCCTCCCAAAGAACATTGGTAATTGTATTCAAACCCTCTGATCAAGGCAAGGGATAACACTATCTAATTTAATTAGTTAGAACCATATCAAGTTATCCTGCCATTATTATAGTTTATAAAGAACGATACGCTTTCAATTCTTTCAAGAGATCCGGGTGTACATCAAAACCAAACTCTGCCGCCTTATTGTAATGTTCCTCTGCCTTTTTGAATTCCCCTTTTTCGAAGTAGGCAATGGCCAGGTTATTATGTGCGACTGCAAAGTTAGGGGCAATATCGATAGCCTTCTTACTACACTTAATACTTTCTTCAATGTTTCCCTGCCTGAGATAGGCACTTCCAAGGGTACTCAGAGCCTGAACAAATTTTGGGTCTTTTTTAACTGCCACCTGGAGCATATCAATTGCCTTTTCTACTTCCCCTTTCTGCAAATAGGCGAATCCCAGGTTACCATAAGGAATGGCAAAATCAGACCTTAACTCTATAACCTTCTTACAGGTATCGATACCCTTCTCAATTTCTCCCTTTTGGAAATATATCCCACTCAAGTTGATGTATGCCTCTACCATGCTAGGGCTTTCATCTATAGCCTCTTCAAATTCGGATATTGCTTCATCCCATTTATGCTGCTTTATAAGCGCGATCCCTAAGTTGTAATGGGTAAGCGCACAACCCGGGTTCTCAATTAACCTATGCCTGAGATCTTTCACATAACCTTCTAAGAGTAACTCTTCACTCATAGCTTACCATTCTTCAAGAGGCGTTGATACCAACAGGAAAACTCGTACATCGCTCTGTATCGGTCTTTACCGCTAATAATTCCTGTACAGATTTCCCATACCCCTTGGCCATATTCATTACTGTAATCTTCGTGACTGCATGTTTGAAGAAAGTTCTTTGCAAGTTCCCATGCCGCATGTCTTCCTTGGCTTACCCTCATATCGATTGGGTCCTTTGGGTCTAAAAAAGGATCCCATCTGCCGTATCCTCTGGCCAGGATTTTCTTCTTATTCCTGGCCGACATCCCATCGAAGACAGCCTTTTTCCTTTCCTCCTGTTCAGGGGAAAGCCTATTCATCTAAATATCCTATTATTTAGCATGGTTACTAAGTGCACCCTGTTCTAACCGGGGAAAATATTGAATGAATACTCATTCACAAACTTTTGCAAAATACCACTGCACCTTAAAAAAGTCAACAGTTTTTTCTAAGAGGTTTGAATTGGAATTAATTACTTTCTCGCAACCCATGAATGATACTATCAGAGGCTGTTTGACCCAAAAACCCTGTTATGTTCGCCCTAAAAAAATCTTAATGTAATTTTGAACGGATTTCCTTGCCTGCAAGAGGATTATAAAGCTTCATTATAGCAGCCTTCATAACATCCAGAGTCTTCATATTCACTATAAAACCCATAAGGGTATTTTCTGCCTCTTCTGGAAGCACACAAGCATTGGAAGAGTCTGTTGTCATGTTTGGGAAACCCTTACAAATTTTCTTATGCTCCTTCTGGGTAATACCTACCTGAATCACCTTTTTACCACTTATCTCCTTAACCTGATCTGCTAACCCAGCATTTTCAATCTTCTTGAATTTTTCATTATCCAAAAAGATATTAATGTAATAATCTGCCATATGAATACCTCCTTATTTCCTTATTCATAAACATTAGCACATCTAGTGACATAGCAACTAGCATCTTTGTACACAGAATACCTGCCTTTACCCAAACATAGCCTTGGAATTTCAATATTCCTGCTCTACATCCCTTGAAAATTCACCACTCTCCCCAATAATGCTCAATGCCCCTGTCTCACATACTACTATACAGTTCTCACATCCGAAGCATTCCCCCCCAGTTATCAGGGGAGCACAACCATACTTTCTTTTAATCAGTATCTCATTGGGGCAAACGTCCACGCATAACCCACAACAATTACACTTTTCTTCATCTATAAGAATCCGAACCATCGAGGCAATACTCATTACTCTCTAGAATATTATATTCCTAACTAAAAAGAGTAGCAAAAAACATGCCATGAAAAATTCACTGACTATGATTTGGAATCAGATCGCAGTATTAAATATCCTTAATAATATAGTTAGGAACTATTGAAAAGCTGAGTATATTCACGTAAGGCTATCTTCTGGAAAATAGTAAACCCGTAAACGGATAGCCCAAAGGAGAAAAAAATGTAACATTTTTAAATGAGTGGTTTTCTTTAAAAATAGAATTTTCCTTTGCTTTTGAAGAAGTTATTTCAAATCCAAACCATGTTACGAAAAAGTAACGAAGCGTCTTTAGAAAGAAGATGTCTTGGTAGCTATGAAGGAGACTTGTCAGACAGTTGGTGTTCTTTAATTTTTTCCCACAGGGTCTTGCGGTTTATACCCAGAAGCTCAGCAGCTTTAGCCTTCCGCCCCTGCGTTACTCGAAGGATTTTTTGGAGATATTCTTTTTCTACAGCCTTTAATACATCATCTAGGGTTTCAATCTCGTGCTGGATAAGCTTCTTTTTCAAGCGAATCTCTCGTATTTCCTGGGGAAGATCCGCAATTTGGATCTTCTCTGTGCGGCAAAAGGCCACTGCCCTCTCCACGACATTTTTCAGCTCTCTGATATTGCCAGGCCATTCG
It encodes the following:
- a CDS encoding tetratricopeptide repeat protein, yielding MSEELLLEGYVKDLRHRLIENPGCALTHYNLGIALIKQHKWDEAISEFEEAIDESPSMVEAYINLSGIYFQKGEIEKGIDTCKKVIELRSDFAIPYGNLGFAYLQKGEVEKAIDMLQVAVKKDPKFVQALSTLGSAYLRQGNIEESIKCSKKAIDIAPNFAVAHNNLAIAYFEKGEFKKAEEHYNKAAEFGFDVHPDLLKELKAYRSL
- the dsrB gene encoding dissimilatory-type sulfite reductase subunit beta, which produces MGYDPKDPLKDRITDIGPRNYEEFLPPVIKENYGKWLYHDILEPGVLMHVSETGAKVYTVRVGGCRLMSVTHIREICEIADKHCGGYLRFTTRNNIEFMVDDESKLKPLMEDLEKREFAGGSKKFPRGGTGAGLTNVVHTQGWIHCHTPAIDASGVVKCVMDELYDDFQNMRFPAQVRISLACCLNMCGAVHCSDIAILGIHRKPPMLDHEHLDNMCEIPLAIAACPTGAIKPATVDGKKTVAVKNERCMFCGNCYTMCPSMPLADEEGSGVALLVGGKISNRISEPKFSKVVVPFLPNEPPRWDSTVEAIKKILYAYVEDANKYERLGDWAERIGWERFFEKTGLPFTEHLIDDYRFAYTTWRQSTQFKF
- the dsrA gene encoding dissimilatory-type sulfite reductase subunit alpha — protein: MAKHKTPMLDELEKGRWPSFVSDIKQEAENRGKTSVELHAPKEACDDLLGLLELTYKDKVVHWKHGGIVGVFGYGGGVIGRYCDQPDQFPGVRDFHTMRVNQPSSKFYSTEFLRQLCDLWERRGSGLTNMHGSTGDIILLGTTTPQLEEIFWELTHDLNQDLGGSGSNLRTPSDCIGMARCEYACYDTMALCYDLTMEYQDELHRPAFPYKFKFKFDGCPNGCVASIARADMSVIGTWRDDIRIDQGAVREYVGGEFKPNAGAHSGRDWGTFDIQKEVIGLCPTQCMEWDGKKLKIDNKECTRCMHCINVMPRALRIGQDTGASILFGAKAPILEGAQMSTLTVPFMKIEEPYDELKDLIEKVWDFWSEEGKNRERLGEMIQRVGFQKFLEVLEIEPDPRMIQEPRSNPYIFWKEEDVPGGWDRDIKEFRKKHQR
- a CDS encoding 4Fe-4S binding protein produces the protein MVRILIDEEKCNCCGLCVDVCPNEILIKRKYGCAPLITGGECFGCENCIVVCETGALSIIGESGEFSRDVEQEY